AGAAAGTTCTGCACATTGAGGTCAGGCAGGGAAGAATGCACTCGTACAGTATCCCTAAACCCCACCGATTCTGTCCATTCTGCTGAGGCCTTAAACCCTCAAAATCTCTGCTGATCCATTCTGGGTCCCACTCCCTAATGCTCACCTCCCCGCATAATTTGTATTACAGCAGCAAACTTGAAGTGCAGGTCAAGCCTTGATGCTGTTTTTCAGCtctcctgtcctgccctgccctggtaAGTTAGGAAAATACTTGGATCTAAACCAGGGAACTGAAGACACAGATTATTATTGTCACTCGAACGCTGCCTccagaagcaggaggaggagaagaggaaaaagttcagggtcaaataatgaaaaaaggtcatgttttaaagaaaagtaagaaaacgATAAGGAGAAAGCAACCTATGAAGAGGTACCTCTAAAGCCATGTAGTGGCAGTTCTGTCAAAATTTAACTCTCTCTTAAGAAGAGTTCAAGTGGTAGTGGCTAGTACAGGTGGAGCAGGCTGTGCCACAGCTCCAACTTTTCCCTCATCACAGAGAGATCTCGTTGTGGCAAAGTGGGATGTGGATGAATTCTCAGACCCTTTAGTCCTCGTTGCTCTGCTGAGTGCAGGCACGATGCCCTTCGCATTCTCACGCTCTGTAGAAATGTCCTCACCTCTGCTAACACAGGCTGGTAACAGCCACTGCATCTGCCCGGGGGAGACTCGCCAAGGTGACTTTCCCCGGTGTGCAGCCTGCCTTCCTCTGAAAAGAAAGCTCTTCTTCACCCCACAAACCCAGTACGTGACTCCGGCCTTGCTTTGGTTTCTTGCACCTCGTAATTTTAATGATTTATAGCTACAGCATCCCATTGCTATTTGTGATTAGCAGTGGAGGCCCATCATAAAGGACATAATTCAAGAACTGAGTTCCAGCTGAAAATTGGCAACGGCGTAGGTCACGAATTGGGTATCATTTCTACTTGTCAGATGAAGTAACTTGTACCGTTTCCCACGCCATGTTAAAGAAACATTGTGACCGAACATACAGAAATAATTTGGGCCGCTGTGTAGCAGGAAAATGGTCCGAGGAGGAGCCAGCGGGGAGGCCCGGGCTGGGGCAGCTCAGGTGCGGCCTGCGCTCGGCCTCGCCCCGGGCAGGGCGGTGGGAGGCCCCTGTGCGGGGCGATGGCGGTTGTACCCCCGGGGGACCGTTGTGGGGGGGATCGTTGTGCCGGTGCGTGGAGCCCGCAGGGTCCGGCGTGGGGCTCCCCGCGGCGCCGGGGGCTCCGCGGGCCGCGCCGTCGCCCGTCAGGCGccgggtgtgtgtgggggtgtgtgtgtgtgtgtgtgaggcgACCCGCGGGGCCTTCCAGGAACCGGGGGCGTCGCGGGGGCGAGCCGGCAGCGGCCGTGACGCGGCGTCCAGGGACCCTCCCCATTGGTGGGTAGCGGAGGGTGTCGCCGGAGCGCGGCTGGCGGTTGGCTGCCGCCCTGGGCGTCGGCGGCGCGCTGGACGTTGGCCGGAGGAGGGAGTCGGGCCCAGCCgcctcccccgctgccccgcTCGCCCCGAGGTAGGTACGACGCTGCCCGCCACCCCCGATGGGGCACCGCGGCCGGTTCCTGGCGCTCTCGCTGGCTCCAGGCGCGGCCTGCCCTGCCGGTGGGGTGGCCGCTCCACCCTGGCCGGCCGGTGCCGGCCGCTCGCTGCGCTCCGGCCCCCGCCCGCCTCTCTTAACGGGGATCTGTCTGTCCTTCCGCGCGGCGTCCTCCGTCGCGGGGGGCTGGAGGGTCCCGGGGAGACCCACGGCCGCAGGGACGGGTGGGGGGCGAGATGCGCTCTCGTTCAGCCGGGTCTGGAGGAGTACGTGGAGGCGCGAGTTGCCGGTATCGGTGTGTTCAGCTCACTCTAGAAATAGGTTCGTCTTCAAATTGTGTGCATTAATCAAGGGCGTTGCcgttatattttttattattatttttttgtttggcctTGGCTGTGTTGCTCAGCGCTGTTTTGGCCTCGGTGGAGCCGCCCCCGTGGCACGGGCGGTGAGGAGCGGGCTCCCTCGCCCAGGAGGCCAGGGAGGGCCCCCCGGGTCCACAGGCTTTGAACTCCGAAAGTTGCTTTCGCCTTTACGACAGGATCCCGGTATCTCTGTATCTGTGTGGCTAAGCCTGAGCACACACACCGGGACTCGTGGCCTGCCAGAGGTCAGCCGGGGTGTTTGCTCACTGCCCTCCTTCTCCCCGCTCGCTGTACGCACAGGGCAGCGTGTTCCCTCTTGAAAGCGgcgtttttcttcttttcctctttgtgagGGGAATTTGCTTGGCTGCAGGCTTGGGCCTGAGGTGCACAGTGCACTGATTTCTCCGTAGGAACGGCTCGCATCATTGTATTTTATCGTGCGGTACCAGTGACATGGTGTGACAAGGCTTTCTCTGCTGTTGAGAGGTACCGACATGCTCTCTGAGGATCCTCTCAGCATGCTGCAGAGCAGCCTCATAAAATAACACCAACTTCTGTACTGTAATTTCTGCTGGTGGACAAATTTAGCAATGGTAGCAAGACCACACTCAGAGCTAACACAGAGGACTGTGCGCTTCCATTCAGGCCTTCCTTAATGTGCTAGTTTCTCTCTTTAAACAAGCCTGGAGTTAAATAGAACCTCTTAAGGCGTATCGAGATTTTACAAGATTGAGGCATGAAGACAATCAGGATTTTCTAAGTGATACGGATACAGAGATTCatgtaaataaaacaagtttaaatTGCTTTGTAAACAAAAGTTCACATCTTTGAAGCCTCTATCTTTGAGATCCACGTCTTTTAAACGCATAAATATCTGAAGTCCTTAGGCTCCTAGGTATTTGGTACTGGACCTATGCAGAGCACTAGCCATTCACAGCAGAGCTAAGCAGAGGCATATATGCTTTACTGGGAGtgaaggggaggagagagaacataaaaaaaaatcccactctgCACTGGGAATCTGTCCTAATAAAGCTTTTCTACTTTGTGTACAATTTTGATCAGGAAGAAAACCTGTCACTCCTGGCCACAGGAGTGGCTGACTGCTAAGCAATAGTTAAGGTCTTGTCCTTATCTTTCACTTTCAGCTTGAGTAAGAGTTAGTTAGAAAAATACTTAGCATTAGTCTCACATACTGGGCTTTCCCTTTTAATCAGCTGCTTGCATCATAGCCCGTGTTCTACAttctttctgtgtgtttgttCGTTCTTACTGTTCTTGATGCAATCTTTGATAAGTGTTTGGTCTTTGCATGTTTATGCTGGCAAATGAACTTAATTGGTATCTTTAAGTTTCCAGCATTCTTTTCAAGACGTGTAGTGAAAAACTTGGTACATTGAACACATTTAAAGCCTTCCTTCACAGTAGTACAAACAATGTTTATGTAACAACACCCCACCAAACTGAGATGCCACAAAGAACACTGAAAGTAAATTAATGTCTCACAAAAGTAGGGTGTAACTAGAGTATAAAGTATCTGGTTTGTGTTTTACAGCAGATGTTAAAGGAGACCAGAACTTTGGCACAAAAAATGTTTGAAGCATACATATACCTGTATTGTTTTACTACTTTGTTTTTGCTGCCATCAGGCTTTACCATGCTCCGAGCCTTTAGTCACACAAATGGTAGGTGTGCGTTCCATCAGGCTAAGCGGTGGCATCATCGTAAGTCTGTGCTGGCAATCAGGAGAGAAGATGTTAACGCCTGGGAAAGACGAGCACCTCTAGCGCCAAAGCATGTTAAGGAATTGACACAGATGGGATACAAGGTTTTGGTGCAGCCATCAAACCGGAGAGCCTTCCATGAAAAGGTAAGGTCCCAATTTGAGTTAAATAAGCAAAACTGTAGTTCAGTTATTAACCGTAGCATAGGAAAAGTAATATTCAAAGGATATATATGAGAAAACATGTTATTAATTTTGTTGTTAAATGAGGAGTCATTGTGCCCTAGTGGAGAGTTTGTTTAGCCTTTTAATGTAATGTTGGCACACTGGTGGGTTTTGggagttttttttatttatttcttgccCTTTCATGTGTCTCTGAAGAAGTTCTAGGTGCTTTTGAAGTGGAAACTGGGGAATTCATTTAACATTGGtgtttttatcttctgtttgtATGGAGGCATCACTCTGAAAAAGAagcatattttttgaaaaaagaggAAGGATGGATATGGTGAATCCCATTCCTGTCTCAATCCCATTCCTCATGTCAAATGAGGGGAaagggtttttcttctttaatgctgTGGGTTTCAGGACTGAGATCTTTTACAGTTCTTGTAGCAGCAGTAATACTCTGCTGTAAGGTATCTGAGCCAACAGATAAAAACTGAAACTTAAGTAGGGAATGAGTGATCGCTTGCACTTGTCACCTTTTAATTTAGGCACAGCgctggttttcttcaaagcacaGATCACTTTAGGTACACAACTACGATATTGAAAGCTGGAATTATAATATGTTTTTGAGataaaggagaacaaaaataaaatttgatatggaaaaaacattcttttagaAGTTGTTCTTCAGCTTAGACTTAGTCTTATACAATTTTATGAAATCACATGTCAACAGTCTTCAGATTAATTTGTCAGATTTGTCTAAACTTATTTGCAAGTATTTCAACACATTACAAAGGGCTGTTCATTATTGCAGTGCTATGAGATACTTTAAATGTAGTAAAATATCCTTTTTGTAGTCTGTGTATAATAGGATATTAGCATGGAAATTCAGTTTGATATTTGATACCCCTTTTGATAAGAGGTTTATGAATGTATCACATGCAGTAACCTGTTTCTGCTTTGTAGAATTATCTATTTGTCCTCTGTTCTAGTTGCTTACGTGCTGAGGTCTGaatgtgaaaaaaacagaaaagtttactttgatttttctcttacGTAGGATTACATCAAAGCAGGTGGCATTATTCAAGAAGATATTTCCGAGGCTTCTCTGATAGTAGGTGTGAAGAGACCTCCAGAGGACAAATTGATCCCTAAAAagaactatgccttcttctctcaCACCATTAAAGCCCAAGAGGCAAACATGCCCCTTTTGGATGAGATTCTAAGACAGGTAAATTGTGTCATAGTGAAGACAATTGGCTGTTAGCATGGCGTGGAAGCTGAACTTAATGCTGAAGTGTGATCGAATGCTTGCTGCCTAGTATGGTTACTTTCAGCATGCATATTTGTAGATGGCTAAGgaggactgttttcagtgtcctttcCTGGAGCTGAGTATTTCTGGGTCAGAGGACCTCATGCTTGCGGTGCTACTGTGTTTATGTGCGTAAGGCAGATGAGTTGTGAGCGTGGTATGCTCAAGAGAGGTTCATGCTGCGTGAGCGTGAAGGCTTGTTGGAAAGTCGTTAAGCCAGAGTGCGTGTTGGTCGTTACGGAAGGAGACAGCCAGTTCACCCAGAATCGAGCAGCCTTTTGGCAGAGGATGTGAATGGGCCTGCAGCGGCGTGACTGGCTCATTGGGGACCTCTGTGCCAAGAGTGCATGGGCAGTGCAGAGACTCTTTAAAACAAGAATTCAATGCAtccttcaggtttttatttttatacttaaatCTTGTTAGGAATGATTTGCCTTTCTCATATATGCCCATCAGCCCCTGTCATGAAGGATGGCAAAGGTGTATGAAAAGGTAGTTCCTAGGAGAGCAACGTGCCACTGACTGCattcactgaaaattttaataCAGAGTTTGCTATGTATTTTCAGGAAATTCGACTGTTTGACTATGAAAAAATGGTTGATCATAAAGGAATGCGAGTTGTGGCCTTTGGAAAGTGGGCTGGTGTAGCAGGTATAGTGCATAAAGTAAAGGCAGGCTTGCAACAAGTAACTTCTTGTAATACTTCTGGTTGTCTGCGTTTCCTGAAAGTTGAGGCTTGCAACGCgtttttaactgcatttttaaCTCTTGCTTTTAAGagcttttttccattctgttttgtGCTCCCTACTTTTGATGAGACTACATGTCAAATAGTCCTGTGGATTCCTGGCAAATCTACTATTTTATGTTGTCTTGAAGTCCCATTTGTCTATTCAACTAATCCGAGGCAGACTAAATATCAAGAGATGAACTGAATAGGCTTTTGAAAGAAATGGTTGCTGTCAGTCCTGAGAGTTTGAACATCTGTTTGTCACTCTGTTATCCATTTACACTGATTTTTGTGAGGCATGGTTCTCATTCCTTTCTACTGAACTTCAGCTCTGTTTCTTCAGGAGGCTCTTTTTATTATCTCCGTCTTTGGAATCTGGTGATGTGGATGCATCTCATAAAAGGATATCTGAGTATTAAATAGTGCTGAAATGCATAATGTGGGCCAAAAGCAGGTTTAAGGTCATGGCCTGCTATTGAATTCCTCCTTTCCTGGTTTTATGTGGACTTTCTTTAGAAGTAAAGTATTAATATTGAAACCTGGGCAAAAACATCTAGGGTGATTTTAGACTTCAGTCAGTCTCTGCAGTTTCTACCTGTGCATATTCAGAATTAACACTGGtggtctgatttttcttttttttttaacaataggaATGATCAACATTCTACATGGATTGGGATTACGATTTTTAGCCCTGGGACATCACACTCCCTTCATGGTAAGAGTGTATctgtatgtatttttcattagcaaaatGACATTCGAGCACCTGCTAACTATCTGTATTTGAATATGGAAAATATCTTGATGGTTCTGTACCTTTGATTTCAGCACATTGGGATGGCACATAACTACAGGAATAGCAGTCAGGCTGTGCAAGCAGTACGGGATGCTGGGTATGAAATTTCACTGGGATTGATGCCAAAGTCAGTTGGGCCCTTAACATTTGTGTTTACAGGCACTGGTAATGTTTCTAAGGTAAGAATTCTGTCTTCAAGATGAAAttctatattattttttaatagaacttCTTGGCATTTGATACTTAGCAGGTTAAATGGGTCAATTTTGTTTGCTTGGACTTCAAGTTTTCCTTTGCCAGTAAGAATTTTTAAGGACCCTCAACTAATGCCTTTAAGATGAGATTGTGCCTGACAAGGCTGACCACGCTAACTTCTTACCATGAAAAATGAGCTAAGTCTTAGTGGTCCTCTCTTCTTTCCTACCTGCATGATTtttgtctccctctctcccctctgtTGACTCTGGCCTCACAAGGTATGTTGAATCATCCCGTTAAAGTATGGgggaaagaattattttttctaatactCGCTGAGTTTTTATATCTGTTTTCATAGCATTGACTTGTCTTACAAGCGCTGGACTTCAGAGCTATTTTCTACAATATAGGGAAAAAGCTTACCCCTGGTTCTGGCAACAAAGATCAGTTAACGAGTCTCCAGCTGTAAAGTGAAATCACTGCCTGTGTAAATGTGTGCTTTCTGGACAAAGCAATTGTGTGACTGAAATGTTCTAGGATCACAGCTCGTTCGAAAAGTCATCTTGAAGTTCTTTGCCTTTAGAACAGCCTGGATGCTCATGAGTGGCTTCAAGGGTCTTCCCTAAAGAGAAACTGTTCCTCAGAGTGGCAGCAAAACCATGTACTGTGGCTGAGTTAAGACCTACCATCCTTGCCATTAGAAATATAAACctatttttggtttgtgggtcAGGCATACTGCAGTAACGGGGAATGATGTAAATTCCTTGTACATAGAGCCAAAACAGCTTTGTTTTGGGTAAGCAGGGGTATGTGTGAAACAGTTTGTACATCTCTGAAGATGTTCTGTGGCAGGACTATCAAGTTGTGTATggcatttttatatttgttttcacaCACCAAATGAGAGTGTTACACTACCTTTATATTCTCTGCTCATTTTGAATCCTACTTCTTGGTTTACAGGGTGCTCAAGAAATGTTCAATGCCCTCCCGTGTGAGTTTGTGGAACCACATGAGCTAAAGGAAGTTTCCAGATCTGGAGGTATGCTGTGGCATAAAGTGATTGAAAACAATGTAACCCTCTTTGTCCATGTATaacagctaatttattttttttatttatttatttttttttaacctcagacCTGAGAAAAGTCTATGGGACAGTGTTAAGTCGTCACCATCATCTTGTAAGAAAACGTGATGGACTGTATGATCCAGTAGACTACGATAAACATCCAGAACATTACACTTCTCGCTTTAACACTGATGTGAGcatctcttctgttcttttatgAAAGATTGTCCACGGAGTCTTGGTAGTTACTAGATCTTCCCGTGTCCATCAATTGGGAGAGCATTCATTTAAAACACTAGACCAGCTGCTTTCAGCTTCTTAAAGTAGTAGATGAGACCATCAGGCATCTCTAACTTTCTTTGCAGATTGCACCCTACACAACTTGTTTAATTAATGGCATATACTGGGAACAACATACTCCTCGCCTGTTAAGTCGACAGGATGTTCAGAAGCTGCTGGTGCCAGTTAGATCTGCTGGTGGTCCAACGGAGGGCTGTCCTGAGTTACCACACAAGTAAGACACTTCAGTTCACTCCTAACAATTCTGCAGCATCATGATTAAGTCATAATGTTAGGCACTTTCACCACAGTATCTAGAAAATGTAACGTTGTTCCTCTTGCATGTTGCAAAAAGCTCCATTGATATTGCTTTAGTTCTTCTGAGCTTTGCAGTCTTGTTTTCACAGTTTGGAGGTTTTGAAAACATCACAGTACAAATGATTGGCAGGTATCGGCTGTCTTTCTGCAGAGGTAGTTCTGCCATTGATCCTTGTGCAGAATCCAATAGAAACAGTGTGACATCTGGGAAATGTGGGAGCCATCCTTTCTATAATAGCCCTGTGTAATAGTTCTCTGGGAGACCGGCCTGGGGATAGATTTGGAGAGGATGTGGCAGTGTATCCTGGTGAGGACGCAGGTCTTTGTCTCTTCTTCACCCACTCTTGACACCTTTCTTTATCTCACATGACAAATAAAGAATTTAAGTGTTAACCTTGAGTGGAGCCAGAGGTTGGGAGTTAGGCTAATGAATACTCCACCTCTGCCAGCAGTCTGTGAACTGACAGGAGGCAGCCACCTCTTTAGGTTTCCCTTTATAACGAAGAAGGTATTCTAGCGCAGGACTGCCCAGGGACAGCTCAGGGGAAATGGTAGGTGGATAATGAATGGGAGGTGTTGGAAGTACatggaatacagagaaaaaatgatgGATGAGTGGATTATCCTGGTCTTTGAGAAATTACATGTGAAATACGGATCCTGTTGATGTGAGCAGAAATCTTACAACTACAGTAGGGCCAGACTTCTGTCATGTTCCTGGAGGTCATTGCATGTGTTGTGTTGACTTCTAAATTAGTTAAGGTGAATGAACTACAAGCCTGATTGACACATCTTCtcacatttcttttatttcttgttcACTTGTGATTTCTTATACATATGTTCCTTAGTAATTTGGGTAATGCtctattcctttctcttttttatttaatcGCTTTAGACTTCTGGCAATATGTGACATTTCAGCAGACACTGGAGGATCTATAGAATTTATGACAGAGTGTACAACAATTGACAGTCCATTTTGTATGTATGATGCTGACCAGCATATTATTCATGACAGGTGGGAGagcctttaatttttattgctttcctcTGTAATTTGTACAGTGAAACATTCTATTGAAAAATCATGCATTTAAAGCACTTTTGAAAGGTGCTACCTCTCAGGTACCAAGGAGGAGTAGTTCAGAAGAGCTATGTTCTCTCTTTCAGTGTCGAAGGCTCTGGGATTCTGATGTGTTCCATTGACAATCTACCAGCACAGCTTCCTATAGAAGCAACAGAATACTTTGGCGACATGCTTTTCCCTTATATTGAAGAGATGGTAAGGTCTTATGTGTCCAACAAGAAGGTAAAAGACTCGGACTTTGGGCTgcttgtttgttgcttttctggtCTCCTGTATACATTCAAAAGTAATCTGCTGTAGAACATAACTGactttgtactaaaaaaaaaaaaaaagctttctaagtCTTGAGGCAATACTTTCAAAAAGCAACACGTTAATGAGACATTAGTGACCTGAATGTCTTAGAGATTTCTGAGGAACACTTTCTGTAGGCAGGACAATGGCAGGTAGTTCATTGCTCCTGGGTCCTGCAGTACATGTCTAAATCTCATTTTCGTGGGGCACTCAATAATCACTCACAATCAGACTGCTGTTTGAATTCCTGTATTTTCATAAAAGTCAAATGACACTGATCAGGGCCGGGAGAATTTCAGATCTACAAGATATTGGTATTGTTGCATGCATTTAAATGTTGCTTAAAATCTTGATgttttactctgaaaaaaaaatatgggaaataAAATGACCTGATTTCAAATAATTTGTCTCCGTAGCTGGTATCAGAAGGCTCAGAACCTCTTGAAAGCCAGAATTACTCACCTGTTGTTCGAGATGTAAGTTTTGCAATTTGGCGCTCTGCTTgtcttctgctttaaaatgtacAGGTACAAAAAACCCTCtaaaatttgtttcatttatttctagGCAGTGATTGCATCCAATGGCTCACTGACAGCTAAGTATGAATATATCCAGAAATTGAGGGAGAGCAGGTAATGTGTAGGTTCTTAAAGTTTggttaaagatttaaaaaaaccacttgTCTGCATTCTGTCTccctttttgcatttatttactcCTATGTTTTGGTGGAATACTGCTGTGTTGCACTGTGTCTAAATGTCTCCTAGCTCGGTGATTTCCTCCTTCGTGCACGTTGCCTAAATGATTAATGTGTTGTTAGTAACTTATATTGAAGTTGAGAAAGTAGTCATTCTTCTCTTTCTTACATTATGAAGACTGTTTTACCATAGGCAGAAAACAGCCACATACCAATATTATTCTGTTGCTCCTTGCCCTTTTAAAATGGATATAACATACAGTCCTTTGAAAGGAATGGCTGAAAGGAAAAGGCTCTCCAATATACCTTGAATCTAGTTTCCTCTCGTGTGGCTCAAGTGCTGTGCTGTACAGCATTGTTCTGTGGCTGGATGTATTCAGGAGCCTCTGTGAGACTCTCAGACTTCTCATTACACTCCTGTAGCTGCAGCTTTAGCTACCACTTCATCCGTACCCTGTCTCGGTAGTTATCAGACAGTGGTAACATGAAAGAAGTAGCATTGAGTGGATTAAGCTAACAAAAGTATAAATAACCTGgaaatcccttcccttccccttgctCCCTATTGTTAACAAACACCTATTGTTTACCTATGAAAAAATTTGACAGTAAGTGGGTACCTCTGGCTtcatgttcatagaatcatagaatcatagaatgtgttgggttggaagggacctttaaaggtcatctagtccaaccccctgcagtaagcagggacatctttaactagatcagactGCTAGTCAATGGTCAATGCCAGCTGCACTGTACATCATATAAAAGCTGAAATTGGTCTGACCCCAGGCACTGCATGCACTATGCACTAAAAACATAGTGTGTCGACATTTACATGCCAAGCTTCTCCAATTTTCTTTGGGAACTCTGGGAGTTCTGCTTATGAACTTCTGCATGATGAACTATAGGTGTGTTTTCCACCCAAAATAACATGCTGCTTGCCTCTAGAAGATGGCAGCTCACAGTGGTTTTCAGTTGTGTGCTGTTTGGTAGGCCACCTCAAGAGGTTGTCtcagtaaaaaaaattcttattcctCACATGGCATGatggtctggggttttttttgctttctccataATTGCTTGCATGGTCTTATGTGAACTACTCTGAGAATCTGGAGACTTCATTCCCAAGGGGGTTTTGGTGGGTAGATTTTTGATATTTCTGCACACCTGTGTGTTGCGTGTGGTGTTCAGTTGTTCACTGGTGTTGCTCAGctgtcagaaaagcaaaagctgctttaCTTTGTAATACCCTCTTCACTTTGTAAACTTTGCAAATGAAAGCAGGGATTTTACTACTTAAGATGTGGTGGTTTAGCTAGAGATAAACAAGAGATAGGCTCTTGTTTAGAACCTGTAGGAATTACGTGGCTTGTGTTATTAGTCTAAGGAAGTATTATGATGTGTCTAGTTTTGTTTCTGATGGCTCTGTTTAGACTAATTGCTTTTACCCTTTGGATGTACATGAACATTTCAGACTACAGGATAGTCAGACTGTATGAGCTGAACTGTTTCGGGTGCCATCAGAAGAATGCAGGAGCAGTTTGTTTTACTGAACTTACCTCCATCTTTTCACCTTTAC
Above is a window of Larus michahellis chromosome 1, bLarMic1.1, whole genome shotgun sequence DNA encoding:
- the AASS gene encoding alpha-aminoadipic semialdehyde synthase, mitochondrial isoform X4 translates to MLRAFSHTNGRCAFHQAKRWHHRKSVLAIRREDVNAWERRAPLAPKHVKELTQMGYKVLVQPSNRRAFHEKDYIKAGGIIQEDISEASLIVGVKRPPEDKLIPKKNYAFFSHTIKAQEANMPLLDEILRQEIRLFDYEKMVDHKGMRVVAFGKWAGVAGMINILHGLGLRFLALGHHTPFMHIGMAHNYRNSSQAVQAVRDAGYEISLGLMPKSVGPLTFVFTGTGNVSKGAQEMFNALPCEFVEPHELKEVSRSGDLRKVYGTVLSRHHHLVRKRDGLYDPVDYDKHPEHYTSRFNTDIAPYTTCLINGIYWEQHTPRLLSRQDVQKLLVPVRSAGGPTEGCPELPHKLLAICDISADTGGSIEFMTECTTIDSPFCMYDADQHIIHDSVEGSGILMCSIDNLPAQLPIEATEYFGDMLFPYIEEMLVSEGSEPLESQNYSPVVRDAVIASNGSLTAKYEYIQKLRESREYAQSLKMGNKKRVLLLGSGYVSGPVLEYLTRDSNVDITVASVMKEQLEQLTKKYSNVTSVHMDVIKHEEKLSSLVKKHDLVISLLPYSAHPLVAKKCIDNKVNLVTASYLTPAMKELQESVEAAGITVISEMGLDPGLDHMLAMECIDKAKEVGATVVSYTSFCGGLPAPEHSDNPLRYKFSWSPQGVLLNTVQSATYLKNGEVINIPAGGALLDSVTPMDFFPGLNLEGFPNRDSTKYAEPYGIQTAHTLLRGTLRYKGYSKTMGGFVKLGLINPDPYPLLSSTTPPLTWKELMCKLVGIKPPAEYHVLKEAVFSKLEKDKSQLEAVEWLGLLGDEPVPAADSIVGALAKHMEMKLPFGAGERDMIVMRNEIGLRHPSGHLEDKFIDLVVYGDNKGYSAMAKTVGYPTAIAAKMILDAFIWEPIHTTQCSATSA